One part of the Amaranthus tricolor cultivar Red isolate AtriRed21 chromosome 16, ASM2621246v1, whole genome shotgun sequence genome encodes these proteins:
- the LOC130802457 gene encoding uncharacterized protein LOC130802457 codes for MNVIPRGVGNYTDFHGITAISKVVSFLYRISIFSPIFLPILLLSLLTSCCTSKIPSAILTMASSSSFHHALTVTNIKNQVPLTLDMETVQYSSWVKLFRLTCIVYNVLDHIDSTAPRSSDIDTALWMRLDAVLKQWLYATISPDFLQTILKPNATAHEVWTRVEELFHDNKNTRAVFLETQFNKLALSDFPNA; via the exons atgaatgt AATCCCTAGAGGTGTAGGGAATTACACCGACTTTCATGGTATCACAGCCATTAGCAAGGTTGTCTCCTTTCTCTACCGAATATCAATTTTTTCCCCTATCTTTCTTCCTATTTTACTACTGTCCTTGTTAACATCTTGCTGCACTTCTAAAATCCCTAGTGCTATTCTCACTATGGCTTCTTCATCCTCTTTTCACCATGCTTTAACAGTCACCAATATCAAGAACCAAGTCCCATTAACGCTTGATATGGAGACAGTTCAATATTCATCCTGGGTTAAACTCTTCCGTTTGACATGTATCGTATACAATGTTCTTGATCATATTGACTCTACAGCTCCTCGTTCTTCTGATATTGATACAGCATTGTGGATGCGTCTCGATGCAGTGTTAAAACAATGGCTATATGCCACAATCTCACCTGATTTTTTACAAACCATTCTCAAACCCAACGCTACCGCTCACGAGGTATGGACCCGTGTAGAAGAACTCTTCCATGATAACAAAAACACTCGAGCAGTTTTTTTAGAAACTCAATTTAATAAACTTGCTCTATCTGATTTCCCTAATGCATGA
- the LOC130803109 gene encoding dehydration-responsive element-binding protein 2B-like, whose protein sequence is MDAFDDKGTFNPPSSSSVSFDYTRKRKTRRRRDESVEETLAKWKEINSKLNADNEGRKPIRKAPAKGSKKGCMRGKGGPENSLCKFRGVRQRTWGKWVAEIRAPNRGKRLWLGTFPTAVEAALAYDEAARVMYGSSARLNFPDQASLSVSLEDYRNNSATTTPTTTATSYTTASATSSDTHTLDQSVGRIEGVSMVPKGEPSSNPLEAEAQPDEGGIDINEYLQNLTVDEMFDADELLGAIDAGPVSPVGNSMNPGYDSFKSEVENNSIPLDKPEDWSFLNYNSDFLQQLSNQDDSSLFGSLQLHQGDQDDKGVGYGSELFKTEDSV, encoded by the coding sequence ATGGATGCTTTCGATGACAAAGGAACTTTTAACCCaccatcttcttcttctgtATCATTTGATTACACCAGGAAGAGGAAGACTCGAAGAAGGCGTGATGAATCAGTTGAAGAAACTCTTGCTAAGTGGAAAGAAATCAATAGTAAACTCAATGCAGACAATGAAGGAAGAAAACCAATTAGAAAGGCGCCTGCGAAGGGGTCGAAGAAAGGATGTATGAGAGGTAAAGGCGGTCCTGAGAACTCATTGTGCAAATTCAGGGGAGTTAGACAGAGGACTTGGGGGAAATGGGTTGCTGAGATTCGTGCTCCTAATCGAGGTAAAAGGCTTTGGCTTGGCACTTTCCCTACTGCTGTTGAAGCAGCCTTGGCTTATGATGAAGCTGCTCGAGTAATGTATGGTTCGAGTGCTCGATTGAACTTCCCCGATCAAGCTTCATTGTCTGTTTCATTGGAGGATTACAGGAATAACTCCGCTACAACAACAccaacaacaacagcaacatCGTATACAACAGCGTCTGCAACATCGTCTGATACACACACTCTTGATCAGTCAGTCGGTCGAATCGAAGGGGTATCAATGGTGCCCAAGGGCGAGCCTTCCTCAAACCCTTTGGAGGCAGAAGCACAGCCGGATGAAGGTGGCATCGACATCAATGAGTACCTACAGAACTTGACAGTCGATGAGATGTTCGATGCTGACGAATTACTCGGGGCTATAGATGCTGGACCTGTTTCCCCTGTAGGAAACTCCATGAATCCTGGTTATGATTCTTTCAAGTCTGAAGTTGAAAACAATTCAATCCCACTGGATAAGCCAGAAGATTGGTCATTTCTGAATTACAATTCAGATTTCTTGCAGCAGTTATCAAATCAGGATGATTCTAGTTTGTTTGGAAGCTTGCAATTGCATCAGGGTGATCAAGATGATAAAGGTGTGGGATACGGATCAGAGCTGTTTAAGACTGAGGATTCTGTTTGA